Proteins found in one Desulforamulus hydrothermalis Lam5 = DSM 18033 genomic segment:
- a CDS encoding ATP-binding protein, with protein MAPDDFCYPDTENVCFLGPSRSRKKSSGGGRWAVEAISQGIFRFTLSVSRNSSKILRKAYTENRLDKRLRIYIRPKLLIIDEIGYLPFDSLAANLFFQVVSARYERGSILLTSNKSFGEWGELMGDPILATAILDRLLHHSHIVNIRGNSYRLREKMRTGAYGSPSTT; from the coding sequence CTGGCCCCGGATGACTTTTGTTACCCCGACACGGAGAATGTCTGTTTTTTAGGGCCCTCCCGGAGTAGGAAAAAATCATCCGGGGGTGGGCGTTGGGCTGTAGAAGCCATCTCGCAAGGGATATTCCGGTTTACTTTGTCAGTCTCTCGCAACTCATCGAAGATTTTGCGAAAAGCTTACACGGAAAACAGGCTGGATAAACGCCTACGCATCTATATTCGACCAAAGCTCCTGATTATTGACGAAATTGGTTACTTACCGTTTGACAGTTTGGCAGCTAACCTCTTTTTCCAGGTAGTAAGTGCAAGATACGAGAGAGGGAGTATTCTGTTGACCAGCAACAAGAGTTTCGGTGAATGGGGGGAACTGATGGGCGATCCGATACTTGCTACGGCTATCCTGGATCGGCTCTTACACCATTCCCACATCGTCAATATTAGGGGGAATAGTTACCGACTTCGTGAGAAGATGAGGACTGGAGCCTACGGCTCCCCCTCTACCACCTAA